In one Asterias amurensis chromosome 9, ASM3211899v1 genomic region, the following are encoded:
- the LOC139941474 gene encoding poly(A) RNA polymerase GLD2-A-like, with the protein MSRNSTPNSNFPRTHPLPSRVLPNYQRQLAPTPQQFYPYQTPPLQNGAAQSGLFLIDKGRKSIKIPGAGHALMHQPQQAQPRTSPYPETHPKTPGAYDLLVKVLGGNDKSKVQTSTSATQSATLSTSQSRVPATATSTTQSRDMPGGSVRLRIPQPQRRPVSADFHTDRRRVVLNRNYIEQPTGGNSKTRTPTHTYFEDQPTGKSVTPTPTHSYFDENKSRSAPSTTSVSSGSSKNLTDTPKSSRDHSDSSGKSRKRSHDDDVVSSPKPDTSNPTGKVLDRLSQAVWQNCGNAKQSRQQLYTKENLRRSIEAIIQEKFPGSMLFLVGSTLNGFATNHSDTDLCLMITMKEVNQKNHALYLLNILHNLLLKRCNLIRKAQVIRAKVPILKFSCSSAYSGLECDININNATGIRNTHLLQTYSKLDWRVTPLIILIKQWASAQGINDASQGTLSSYSLVLMVLNYLQVKCKPCVIPSLHKLYPDTFNSTSDVRFVYDSHPSNPLPSFITFESKNTQTLWELLQGFFDYYVLEFNFHSRVVSVRHGTVYKLADAPYKTTDWINKFIYIEEPFDGNNTARAVFNDSKFCHIMQQFGKTQRKLKAARGDSCNPEALLDLRFEKSPLDEAPLKKKKR; encoded by the exons ATGAGCCGAAACTcaacaccgaattcaaacttcCCACGGACCCACCCATTGCCATCACGGGTGCTGCCAAATTATCAAAGACAGTTGGCACCAACACCTCAACAGTTTTATCCGTACCAGACACCCCCTCTACAGAATGGAGCGGCACAGTCAGGATTATTTCTTATTGACAAAGGAAGAAA GAGTATAAAAATACCCGGGGCAGGCCATGCATTGATGCACCAACCCCAACAGGCACAACCGAGGACCTCACCCTACCCTGAAACACACCCAAAGACTCCTGGTGCTTATGATCTACTCGTTAAGGTCCTCGGTGGTAATGACAAATCAAAGGTCCAAACTAGCACCTCAGCGACCCAGTCTGCGACTCTGAGCACCTCACAGAGTAGAGTACCGGCAACCGCCACATCGACAACACAGTCAAGAGACATGCCTGGTGGAAGTGTGCGTTTACGCATTCCTCAGCCACAAAGGAGACCAGTCTCTGCAGACTTCCATACTGATCGCAGACGGGTTGTGCTGAATAGGAACTACATCGAACAACCCACTGGGGGAAACTCAAAGACACGGACTCCTACTCACACATATTTCGAAGATCAACCCACTGGAAAATCAGTGACACCGACTCCAACTCACTCATATTTTGACGAAAATAAAAGCAGATCTGCACCTTCCACCACTTCAGTCAGTTCTGGCTCGTCGAAGAATTTAACAGATACACCTAAAAGCTCACGAGACCATTCCGATTCCAGTGGGAAAAGTCGGAAACGAagtcatgatgatgatgttgtgtCGTCTCCAAAGCCAGATACTTCAAATCCCACTGGTAAAGTATTAGACAGG CTGTCTCAAGCTGTGTGGCAAAACTGTGGCAATGCCAAACAAAGTAGGCAGCAGCTTTACACGAAGGAAAACCTTAGGAGATCTATAGAGGCCATCATACAAGAAAAATTCCCAG GATCAATGTTGTTTCTTGTTGGGTCTACACTGAATGGTTTTGCGACTAACCACAGTGACACTGATTTGTGTCTTATGATCACTATGAAAGAA GTGAACCAGAAGAACCATGCATTGTACTTACTCAACATTCTACATAATCTGCTTCTTAAACGATGCA ATCTGATTCGAAAAGCTCAGGTGATACGTGCTAAGGTGCCCATCTTGAAGTTTAGTTGTTCCAGTGCCTACAG TGGCCTTGAGTGTGATATTAACATCAACAATGCAACG GGAATCAGAAATACCCACCTCTTACAGACATACTCCAAAC TCGATTGGAGAGTTACTCCATTGATAATCCTCATCAAGCAGTGGGCATCTGCTCAAGGCATCAATGATGCAAGTCAAGGAACACTGTCGAGTTATTCACTGGTACTCATGGTTCTCAACtacctgcaag TGAAGTGTAAACCATGTGTTATCCCATCTCTGCATAAGCTGTACCCA GACACCTTTAATTCCACGTCAGACGTACGTTTCGTCTACGACTCCCACCCCAGTAACCCACTGCCGAGCTTCATCACCTTCGAGTCCAAGAACACCCAGACGTTGTGGGAGCTCCTCCAAGGGTTCTTTGATTACTATGTGTTGGAGTTTAACTTCCACTCTAGGGTAGTCTCTGTACGGCACGGCACGGTCTACAAGCTGGCCGATGCGCCGTATAAGACAACAGATTGGATCAACAAGTTTATCTACATCGAAG AGCCATTCGATGGGAATAACACTGCCCGAGCTGTGTTCAACGACAGCAAATTCTGTCACATCATGCAGCAATTCGGAAAGACACAACGGAAATTAAAAGCAGCCAGAGGTGATTCATGCAATCCAGAGGCACTCCTCGACCTTCGATTTGAGAAATCTCCCCTTGATGAGGCACcgttgaagaagaagaaaagatgA
- the LOC139941473 gene encoding regulator of nonsense transcripts 1-like, which produces MSVDAYGPSSQSLTFLDTEDGELLGADTQGTDFEYNVGDFTLPSQTQTQSQASQLDVVSQSQSQVGLSLDAKPVQNGFVEDNVAATVQTLKDLTFEEDEEETYYTKDLPDHACRYCGIHDPSAVVLCNSTKKWFCNGRGNTSGSHIINHLVRAKCKEVTLHRDSPVGETALECYNCGCRNVFLLGFIPAKVDSVVVLLCRQPCATQSNLKDMNWDPTQWQPLIQDRCFLSWLVKVPSEQEQLRARQISAAQINRLEELWKNNAEATLEDLEKPGADEEPASVMLRYEDAYTYQNIFGPLVKMEADYDRKTKENQNQSNMSVRWDIGLNRKTRAYFNFPKKEDLKLMQGDELRLRYLGDLQEPWSGVGHVVKIPDNYGDEICVEIKISAKVPVNCINNFVVDFVWKSTSFDRMQSALKTLAVDETAVSSFLYHKLLGHEVENMVIKSNLPKRFSAPNLPELNHSQVSAVRMVLTRPLSLIQGPPGTGKTVTSASVVYHLAKQGQGQVLVCAPSNIAVDQLTEKIHRSGLKVVRICAKSREAIESPVSFLTLHRQVRNMEGNEEQQKLQALKDEIGELSSADEKRFRALKRNNERELLQNADVICCTCVGAGDPRLARFRFRAVLIDESTQATEPECLIPIVLGCKQVILVGDHCQLGPVVMCKKAANAGLSQSLFERLVVLGIRPIRLQVQYRMHPALSAFPSNIFYEGSLQNGVAAGDRINKAVEFPWPQRDKPMFFYATAGQEEISSSGTSFLNRTEASNVEKITTCFLRAGVKPDQIGIITPYEGQRAFIVQYMQYSGPLNVKLYQEIEIASVDAFQGREKDYIILSCVRANDHQGIGFLNDPRRLNVALTRCRYGVIIVGNPKVLSRHPLWNHLLTYYKEHKVLVEGPLNNLKESLIQFSKPRKLVNTTNPGGRFMTSAMFSAKEAMIPGSIYDRSGMMNGGSSRFVHGPGRIHDQMGYIGPGPAQFAGANLPVPVNMFMPPPPQPGNHFYNQGMPGPPMGGHMPQQRGKGAPPYSKRRGKPPGQQGQGKGSQQGMGGASQPGNSSQNMSQYNLSMQSQDGSMPFSQGPLTQGMSMSQPGLSQAGFSLPGLSQPGLSQPELSQDSYLGEEFKSQMDAALSQDSTYQGDRNYQHGFGY; this is translated from the exons ATGAGTGTCGATGCGTACGGTCCGAGCTCGCAGAGCTTGACTTTTCTGGACACGGAAGACGGCGAGTTACTGGGAGCCGACACGCAGGGGACGGATTTTGAGTATAATGTAGGGGACTTCACCCTGCCGTCTCAGACGCAGACTCAAAGCCAGGCATCACAGCTTGATGTCGTGTCTCAGAGTCAGAGCCAA GTTGGGTTGTCTTTGGATGCAAAGCCAGTACAGAATGGCTTTGTTGAGGACAACGTTGCAGCTACAGTACAAACACTGAAGGACTTGACCtttgaagaagatgaagaagagaCGTATTACACCAAAGACCTACCTGATCATGCATGCAG GTATTGTGGCATCCATGATCCATCTGCAGTGGTATTATGCAACTCCACTAAGAAATGGTTCTGCAATGGCCGTGGCAACACCTCGGGAAG CCATATCATCAACCACCTCGTGAGGGCCAAGTGTAAGGAGGTCACCCTTCACCGCGACAGTCCCGTAGGAGAGACTGCCCTCGAGTGTTACAACTGTGGATGTCGCAACGTGTTCCTACTGGGTTTCATCCCTGCTAAAGTTGACTCGGTCGTCGTGCTGCTTTGCCGCCAACCCTGTGCCACCCAGAGCAACTTGAAGGACATGAACTG GGACCCAACCCAGTGGCAGCCTCTGATTCAGGATCGCTGCTTCCTCAGCTGGTTGGTCAAGGTCCCCTCGGAGCAGGAGCAGCTCAGAGCCAGGCAGATCTCGGCCGCTCAGATCAATCGACTGGAGGAACTGTGGAAGAACAACGCAGAAGCCACGCTGGAAGATCTGGAGAAACCAGGAGCTGATGAAGAGCCTGCTTCGGTCATGTTGAG ATATGAAGACGCTTACACCTATCAGAACATCTTCGGTCCTCTGGTGAAGATGGAGGCAGATTATGATCGCAAGACCAAGGAGAATCAGAATCAGAGCAACATGTCTGTACGTTGGGACATCGGACTCAATCGCAAGACCAGGGCTTACTTCAATTTCCCTAAGAAAGAAG ATTTGAAATTGATGCAGGGAGATGAGTTGAGGCTGCGCTACCTTGGTGACTTGCAAGAACCTTGGTCAGGAGTGGGTCATGTAGTCAAGATACCAGACA ATTATGGAGATGAGATTTGTGTTGAGATTAAGATAAGTGCCAAAGTACCCGTCAACTGCATCAACAACTTTGTGGTGGACTTTGTGTGGAAATCCACATCTTTTGACAG AATGCAAAGTGCCCTGAAGACGCTGGCAGTGGACGAGACGGCCGTGTCTAGTTTCCTGTATCATAAACTCCTTGGTCATGAGGTGGAGAACATGGTGATCAAGAGTAACCTGCCTAAGCGATTCTCCGCACCCAATCTCCCCGAGTTGAACCACTCTCAAGTGTCTGCTGTGCGCATGGTGCTCACACGCCCTCTTAGTCTTATTCAG GGCCCACCTGGTACAGGAAAAACTGTCACATCGGCCAGTGTTGTCTACCATCTTGCCAAGCAAGGACAGGG GCAAGTGTTGGTGTGTGCACCCAGTAACATCGCTGTGGACCAACTGACTGAGAAGATCCATCGTTCTGGATTGAAGGTGGTCAGGATATGTGCCAAGAGTAGAGAAGCTATCGAGTCACCAGTCTCGTTCCTCACACTCCACAGACAG gtGCGAAACATGGAAGGGAACGAGGAGCAGCAGAAACTACAAGCTCTGAAGGATGAGATCGGAGAATTGTCCAGCGCCGACGAGAAACGCTTCCGTGCGCTGAAGAGGAACAATGAGAGAGAACTCCTCCAG AATGCTGATGTGATATGCTGTACGTGTGTGGGAGCAGGGGACCCTCGTCTTGCCCGGTTCCGATTCCGAGCCGTTCTCATCGACGAGAGTACGCAGGCCACGGAACCCGAGTGTCTCATACCGATTGTGCTCGGATGCAAACAG GTCATCTTGGTAGGGGATCATTGTCAGCTAGGCCCAGTGGTCATGTGCAAGAAAGCGGCAAACGCCGGCCTCTCACAGTCGCTCTTCGAGCGTCTTGTGGTCCTGGGCATCCGACCAATCAGATTGCAGGTTCAGTATCGTATGCACCCGGCCCTCAGCGCTTTCCCATCCAACATTTTCTACGAGGGATCTCTGCAGAATGGTGTGGCAGCTG GTGATCGAATCAACAAGGCGGTGGAGTTTCCCTGGCCCCAGCGAGACAAACCGATGTTCTTCTATGCCACGGCTGGACAAGAGGAGATCTCCAGCTCCGGTACCTCCTTCTTAAACAG AACGGAGGCGTCTAATGTCGAAAAGATCACAACATGTTTCCTGCGTGCCGGCGTCAAGCCCGACCAGATTGGCATCATCACACCCTACGAGGGCCAGCGTGCGTTCATCGTCCAGTACATGCAGTACAGCGGCCCTCTGAATGTCAAACTCTACCAGGAGATCGAGATCGCCAGCGTCGACGCTTTCCAGGGACGGGAGAAAGACTACATCATTCTGTCGTGTGTCCGTGCCAATGACCATCAGGGCATCGGGTTCTTGAACGACCCACGCCGTCTGAATGTTGCTCTGACTCGCTGCAG GTATGGTGTGATCATCGTGGGTAACCCCAAGGTCCTGTCACGTCACCCACTGTGGAATCACCTTCTGACCTACTACAAGGAGCATAAGGTCCTGGTCGAAGGACCTCTTAATAACCTGAAGGAGAGTCTGATTCAGTTCAGTAAGCCAAGGAAGCTCGTCAACACAACAAACCCA GGTGGTCGTTTTATGACGTCTGCAATGTTCAGCGCCAAGGAGGCCATGATACCAGGCAGTATCTATGATAGATCAGGCATGATGAATGGAG GATCCAGTCGTTTTGTTCATGGACCAGGCCGTATCCACGACCAGATGGGTTATATCGGGCCAGGCCCTGCCCAGTTCGCGGGGGCCAACCTCCCAGTACCAGTCAACATGTTCATGCCTCCACCCCCTCAACCAGGCAATCACTTCTACAATCAGGGCATGCCGGGGCCACCGATGGGGGGCCACATGCCACAGCAGCGGGGGAAGGGTGCCCCGCCATACTCCAAGAGGAGGGGCAAGCCACCCGGGCAGCAGGGGCAAGGGAAAGGCTCGCAACAAGGAATGGGCGGGGCTAGCCAGCCGGGCAACTCTAGCCAGAATATGTCTCAGTACAATCTCTCCATGCAGAGTCAG GATGGGTCGATGCCATTCTCCCAGGGACCACTCACCCAAGGCATGTCGATGAGTCAACCGGGCCTATCCCAGGCTGGCTTCTCCCTGCCTGGTCTCTCCCAGCCAGGCCTGTCTCAGCCGGAGCTGTCACAG gACAGCTACCTGGGAGAAGAGTTCAAGTCCCAGATGGATGCAGCACTGTCTCAGGACTCCACCTACCAGGGTGATCGTAACTACCAGCACGGCTTCGGTTATTAG